A genomic region of Leptolyngbyaceae cyanobacterium contains the following coding sequences:
- a CDS encoding alpha/beta hydrolase — protein sequence MSKLELQRKTFIFNQIHFSYLEWGKGEPVLLLHGLADHALVWASLGEFLADSYHCVAPDIRGHGESSKPESGYRSADIIADLEALMDNLGWSSAHIIAHSWMGKVACVWARENPQIFRSLVLIDPFFIGKIPNFTKLTFPFFYKVLPFLKCIGPFPSYAAAEQLARQLKQYKGWSELQSAVFQAGMEEKKDGTWGSKFVVQCRDEVFEDVMLVAGLTETLDVPTLFLQPEQGLNRSEFQIKPYRTYLKNIRFQKIPGNHWAFLVEPDAFNRAIAEFLQSQKAKV from the coding sequence ATGTCAAAGTTAGAGTTGCAACGTAAAACTTTCATATTTAACCAAATTCACTTTTCCTATTTGGAGTGGGGAAAGGGAGAACCAGTGTTGTTATTACATGGTTTAGCGGATCATGCTTTGGTTTGGGCTAGTTTGGGGGAATTTTTAGCAGATTCTTATCACTGTGTAGCGCCAGATATACGGGGTCATGGGGAAAGCAGTAAACCGGAAAGCGGTTATCGCAGTGCGGATATTATCGCTGATTTGGAAGCGCTGATGGATAATTTGGGTTGGTCTTCTGCACATATAATTGCCCATTCTTGGATGGGAAAAGTTGCTTGTGTTTGGGCAAGAGAAAATCCCCAAATATTTCGCAGCTTAGTGTTAATCGATCCGTTTTTTATTGGCAAAATACCTAATTTTACTAAACTGACTTTTCCCTTCTTTTACAAAGTTTTACCATTTCTCAAATGTATTGGGCCATTTCCCAGTTACGCCGCCGCCGAACAACTAGCACGTCAACTCAAACAATATAAGGGTTGGAGTGAGTTGCAATCAGCAGTGTTTCAAGCGGGAATGGAAGAAAAAAAAGATGGAACTTGGGGTAGTAAGTTTGTTGTGCAATGTCGGGATGAAGTTTTTGAAGATGTCATGTTGGTAGCGGGATTAACTGAAACGTTGGATGTGCCAACTTTGTTTTTACAACCGGAACAAGGACTTAACCGCAGCGAGTTTCAAATTAAACCTTACCGAACTTATTTGAAAAATATTCGCTTTCAAAAGATTCCTGGCAATCATTGGGCTTTTTTGGTAGAACCTGATGCTTTTAATCGGGCTATAGCAGAGTTTTTACAATCACAAAAAGCGAAGGTATAG
- a CDS encoding alpha/beta hydrolase, producing the protein MEMISAIENLPTQFYNWRNYRCSYEVHKPDSNNGVSLLLIHPIGVGLSRKFWSRFCQQWYSTNHNNTIYNPDLLGCGDSDMPRVAYHPIDWAAQLDYFLQNVVQNPVVLVVQGALFPVAVELVQLQKESSLIRGLVLSGPPAWPLITNNTPDWKHKLNWNIFDSPVGRGFFEYARSSRFLRNFSIRQLFTDAKDVDEQWLNMLKAGAENAASRHAVFSFLAGFWRVDYQNAIANINQPTLVVLGEKASSISREGKKETPDERLADYLGCLPKGRGVKMAGRNVLPYEETAEFVNAIGPFINEIG; encoded by the coding sequence ATGGAGATGATTTCGGCAATAGAGAATTTACCGACACAGTTTTACAATTGGAGAAATTATCGCTGTTCTTATGAAGTGCATAAACCAGACAGTAATAATGGTGTTTCTCTGTTACTGATTCATCCCATTGGCGTTGGCTTATCCCGCAAATTTTGGTCAAGATTCTGCCAGCAATGGTATAGTACAAATCATAATAATACTATTTATAATCCCGATTTATTGGGGTGCGGTGATAGCGATATGCCAAGAGTAGCTTATCATCCGATTGATTGGGCTGCACAGTTGGATTATTTTTTGCAAAATGTGGTACAAAACCCCGTAGTTCTGGTAGTGCAAGGTGCTTTGTTTCCCGTAGCAGTTGAATTAGTGCAGTTGCAAAAAGAATCTAGTTTAATTCGCGGATTGGTCTTATCTGGGCCTCCCGCTTGGCCTTTAATTACTAATAATACTCCCGATTGGAAACACAAGTTAAATTGGAATATCTTCGATTCTCCGGTTGGTAGAGGATTTTTTGAATATGCCAGAAGCAGCCGATTTTTGCGTAATTTTTCGATTCGGCAATTGTTTACTGATGCTAAAGATGTTGACGAACAGTGGTTGAATATGTTGAAAGCGGGGGCGGAAAATGCGGCTAGCCGTCATGCGGTGTTTTCGTTTTTGGCTGGATTTTGGCGAGTTGATTATCAAAATGCGATCGCAAATATCAACCAACCAACTTTAGTAGTGTTGGGAGAAAAGGCATCAAGCATTAGTCGAGAAGGAAAAAAGGAAACTCCCGACGAACGTTTGGCTGATTATTTGGGATGTTTGCCAAAAGGTAGAGGGGTAAAGATGGCGGGGAGAAATGTTTTACCTTATGAAGAAACGGCGGAATTTGTAAATGCGATCGGGCCTTTTATTAATGAGATAGGGTAG